The following proteins are encoded in a genomic region of Coffea eugenioides isolate CCC68of chromosome 6, Ceug_1.0, whole genome shotgun sequence:
- the LOC113774656 gene encoding secoisolariciresinol dehydrogenase-like — protein MNGCSSNSSNGPTNKRLEGKVAIITGGASGFGESTVRLFVQHGARVIIADVQDDLGHSLCEELSSSGDVTFVHCDVTKDIDVKNLVDLAMSQYGKLDIMYNNAGIPGNLDFTIVDADNENFKRVFDVNVYGAFLGAKYAAKVMIPAKKGVILFTSSLASVSCGESPHSYTVSKHAVVGLTKNLCVELGQYGIRVNCISPCAVATPLLRNAMGLDQKAVEGIICASANLKGVVPTAEDVAEAALYLSSDAAKFVSGLNLVVDGGYSATNQSYMTIIKSLMP, from the exons ATGAACGGTTGCTCCTCTAATTCATCAAATGGCCCAACCAACAAAAG ATTAGAAGGCAAAGTTGCCATTATCACTGGTGGTGCAAGCGGCTTCGGTGAAAGCACCGTGCGACTTTTCGTACAGCACGGGGCAAGAGTAATCATTGCTGACGTTCAGGATGACTTGGGACACTCCCTCTGTGAAGAACTCAGTTCTTCTGGAGATGTTACCTTcgtccattgtgatgttactaAAGACATTGACGTTAAAAATCTGGTTGATCTCGCCATGTCCCAGTATGGCAAGCTGGATATAATGTACAACAATGCCGGGATCCCCGGAAACTTAGATTTCACCATTGTAGATGCAGATAATGAAAACTTCAAAAGGGTTTTCGACGTGAACGTTTACGGTGCATTCTTGGGAGCCAAATATGCTGCAAAGGTTATGATCCCAGCTAAGAAGGGGGTGATCCTCTTTACTTCCAGTCTTGCTTCGGTTTCTTGCGGGGAGTCACCTCATTCTTACACCGTGTCGAAGCACGCAGTCGTGGGGCTTACGAAGAACCTGTGCGTGGAGCTAGGGCAATACGGCATCAGAGTTAATTGCATATCTCCTTGCGCCGTGGCCACTCCATTGCTGAGAAATGCGATGGGGTTGGACCAGAAAGCTGTGGAAGGGATCATTTGTGCGTCGGCCAACTTGAAAGGCGTGGTGCCCACCGCTGAGGACGTTGCCGAGGCAGCGTTGTACCTATCTAGCGATGCGGCCAAGTTTGTAAGTGGATTGAACCTGGTCGTGGATGGAGGTTATAGCGCCACCAATCAATCGTACATGACGATTATAAAAAGTTTGATGCCTTGA